A single region of the Eleginops maclovinus isolate JMC-PN-2008 ecotype Puerto Natales chromosome 4, JC_Emac_rtc_rv5, whole genome shotgun sequence genome encodes:
- the LOC134862872 gene encoding C-type lectin domain family 18 member A-like codes for MRSGSSPRCLDLLVALSLLPQFIYANRIITAPPEPLKPTITGLGVKEHSKIVAQHNRLRSRVKPMAANMQKMEWSDKLALLAKERAASCHTDSPYQQSSPLSHIGWNTHFSARGLTSVSDAIHSWFEEGNDFLYLSGQCRENATCQHYTQMVWATSSHVGCASKLCLREEGPWEMFVCAYYPGGNWEVNGQMVIPYKTGLYCSLCTSSMSGCFRLWDHVGGLCEIPRNPCRMSCGQHGHLNISSCKCTCDRGFTGRLCQVRCSVQCVHGRFKEEECSCLCDVGYGGAECAEKVQFPFHSCDAMIDGDCLTVSSEADTYYGAKSHCQGQGGILAQIHNQKVQDILSFYLSQLETSNEVTNTDFETRNFWIGLTYKPLKDSFRWDTGEIPRFSSFAFGQPDNQGFGNCVELQASSAFNWNDQRCKVQNRYICLHAAEHIARWEDGR; via the exons ATGCGGTCTGGATCATCGCCCCGGTGTTTGGATCTGTTGGTCGCGTTGTCACTCCTGCCACAGTTTATCTACGCGAACCGGATTATCACAGCCCCACCGGAGCCCCTGAAGCCCACCATCACCG GGCTCGGGGTGAAGGAGCACTCAAAGATTGTTGCCCAACACAATAGACTGCGCAGCCGGGTAAAACCCATGGCAGCTAACATGCAAAAAATG GAGTGGAGCGATAAGCTGGCCTTACTTGCAAAGGAGAGGGCGGCATCATGTCACACAGACTCCCCTTATCAACAATCTTCACCTCTCAGTCACATCGGCTGGAACACACACTTCTCTGCCCGCGGTCTCACTTCAGTTTCTGACGCCATACACTCTTGGTTTGAAGAGGGGAATGATTTTCTCTACCTGAGTGGGCAATGTAGGGAGAACGCCACCTGTCAACACTATACACAG ATGGTGTGGGCCACCTCGAGTCATGTGGGCTGTGCCAGCAAGCTTTGTCTGAGGGAAGAAGGCCCCTGGGAGATGTTTGTCTGCGCATATTACCCTGG gGGTAACTGGGAGGTGAACGGTCAGATGGTGATTCCTTATAAGACGGGGCTGTACTGCTCTCTCTGCACCTCTTCAATGTCTGGCTGCTTCAGACTGTGGGACCATGTAGGTGGATTATGTG AGATCCCCAGGAATCCATGTCGAATGAGCTGTGGTCAGCACGGCCATCTTAACATCTCATCCTGCAAGTGCACATGTGACCGGGGCTTCACCGGACGCCTCTGCCAGG TGCGCTGCAGTGTGCAGTGTGTACACGGTCGGTTCAAAGAAGAAGAATGCTCTTGCTTGTGTGATGTTGGCTATGGTGGTGCTGAGTGTGCAG AGAAAGTGCAGTTTCCCTTCCACAGCTGTGACGCGATGATAGATGGTGATTGCCTCACAGTGTCTTCAGAAGCTGACACCTACTATGGAGCCAAGAGTCACTgtcag GGACAAGGGGGGATTCTAGCTCAGATCCACAATCAGAAGGTCCAGGACATCTTATCGTTTTATCTCAGTCAACTGGAGACGAGCAACGAAGTCACCAACACAGACTTTGAGACACGAAACTTCTGGATTG GTTTGACATATAAGCCTCTGAAAGACTCATTTCGATGGGATACAGGCGAGATCCCCAGATTCAGCAGCTTCGCCTTTGGGCAACCGGACAACCAAGG CTTTGGAAACTGTGTAGAGCTGCAGGCGTCAAGTGCCTTTAACTGGAACGACCAGCGATGTAAAGTGCAGAACCGATACATCTGCCTGCATG CTGCAGAGCACATTGCCCGCTGGGAGGATGGCAGGTGA